One stretch of Leishmania infantum JPCM5 genome chromosome 22 DNA includes these proteins:
- a CDS encoding putative ribonucleoside-diphosphate reductase small chain, with the protein MSGEPTAMDACAAPAKRARTEEAETEVARPSGEAAGVPSLSTAEDLVMKPVAAGTEVLTADKVAKGTNAEEEPLQQENPLRYVLFPIQYHDIWRKYKEQESCIWTVEEIDLGNDMKDWATLNDGERHFIKHVLAFFAGSDGIVIENLAQRFMSDVKVPEARAFYGFQLMMENIHSETYSVLLDTYITDSEEKLRLLHAIQTIPCIQKKAEWAVRWIGSSASFQERLIGFAAVEGIFFSGSFCALFWLKKRGLMPGLTFSNELISRDEGLHTDFACLLYNSHIKHKLPRERVLEIIVDAVNIEREFICDALPVRLIGMNAELMAQYIEFVADRLLVSLGEEKHYRSTQPFDFMEMISLQGKTNFFEKKVGEYQKAGVMSTEGTSKKFSLSEDF; encoded by the coding sequence ATGTCCGGCGAGCCGACGGCGATGgatgcgtgcgctgcgcctgcgaaGCGTGCGcggacggaggaggcggagacggaggtTGCGCGGCCGtccggcgaggcggccggcgTGCCAAGCCTGTCGACCGCGGAGGATCTCGTCATGAAACCGGTTGCGGCTGGCACCGAGGTACTGACGGCGGACAAGGTTGCCAAGGGGACGAAtgccgaggaggagccgctgcagcaggagaacCCGCTCCGCTACGTCCTCTTCCCAATCCAGTACCATGACATCTGGCGCAAGTACAAGGAGCAGGAGAGCTGCATCTGGACGGTGGAGGAGATCGACCTGGGCAACGACATGAAGGACTGGGCAACGCTGAACGACGGGGAGCGGCACTTCATCAAGCACGTGCTTgccttcttcgccggcagcgacggcataGTCATCGAGAATCTTGCGCAGCGCTTCATGAGCGACGTGAAGGTGccagaggcgcgcgcgttcTACGGGTTCCAGCTGATGATGGAGAACATCCACTCGGAGACGTActctgtgctgctggacaCGTACATCACGGACAGCGAGGAGAAGCTGCGACTGTTGCACGCAATACAGACGATCCCGTGCATCCAAAAGAAGGCGGAGTGGGCTGTGCGGTGGATCgggagcagcgcgagctTTCAGGAGCGGCTGATCGGCTTTGCCGCGGTGGAGGGCATTTTCTTTTCCGGGTCGTTCTGCGCGCTGTTCTGGCTGAAGAAGCGCGGTCTGATGCCGGGGCTGACGTTCAGCAACGAGCTCATCTCGCGCGACGAGGGCCTACACACGGACTTCGCATGCCTGCTGTACAACTCGCACATCAAGCACAagctgccgcgcgagcgCGTGCTGGAGATCATCGTGGATGCGGTGAACATCGAGCGCGAGTTCATCTGCgacgcgctgccggtgcggctgATTGGCATGAACGCGGAGCTGATGGCGCAGTACATCGAGTTCGTCGCGGACCGGCTGCTGGTGTCGCTCGGCGAGGAGAAGCACTACCGCTCGACGCAGCCGTTCGACTTCATGGAGATGATCTCGCTGCAGGGCAAAACGAACTTCTTCGAGAAGAAGGTGGGGGAGTACCAGAAGGCTGGCGTGATGAGCACGGAGGGCACGTCGAAGAAGTTCTCCCTCTCGGAGGACTTCTAG
- a CDS encoding putative translation initiation factor IF-2: MASAAMVASALRTARRYQSQSSRVRPSLQWQDGQVDPRFSSEGNMRRLNPETMPHFVKATIQKDRREMGLGEVFDWVEFAKDAIYIPTRSGPLWVGSDDPRASKFVRRREKMKRQPLQRTRQKPGTDQAKALEDHPLREYFTTPSNLHDPMSVATGLHRAGMIREYDIKHTASKIEYLPRPPIVSIMGHVDHGKTTLLDHLRHTNVAAGEAGGITQNVGAFQVKTPDGHIITFIDTPGHAAFTAMREVGATTNDLIVLIVSAVDGVQPQTREVIELAQRKGTPMVVAVTKIDRQPDCDYVKDQLVANGVELEEKGGDVQLVKICAKDGRGIPELLEALHLQAELCEVATPTPSRAELYVLESRNLGVSEVAAVVRCGTVKPGQVFVTGTVYGTVKRILDDHGATLDEARPSIPVVLHGFRVPPKPGSVMMQVSSEKHAEKFSYFMREVYTVEGNRENYLQILNQERQGLIHGRKPDNNIVRAYSTQAFILSCKAATFGMLQALLKTIYELPRLEGVSLDIRITEVGGLKDSDLILTGSSGQPGCVLLFGDCKDSFSLDVPVNVRVLRFNVLYHGIDELKQVLVDSLPKVKKTRIMATAECLQTFKASQAGRTGNAGGMRVTRGTLDAAHLTFRVLRRPQDLKARLAAAASGTKMSPSGGDAAAAADDGAREVVYEGQLKELRRFKELVPTVETGLECGVVLHDDFSFRVGDVLEQVEEYEENRDVDEEYEAAERREKILRETAEMQARMEEAERKAVVEAVGSTELHEKLKAVTN, from the coding sequence ATGGCGTCGGCAGCAATGGTGGcgtctgcgctgcgcacggctCGCCGCTACCAGTCGCAGAGCAGCCGCGTGCGACCAtcgctgcagtggcaggaCGGCCAGGTGGACCCGCGCTTCTCGTCGGAGGGTAACATGCGTCGGCTGAACCCAGAGACGATGCCGCACTTTGTAAAGGCGACCATCCAGAAGGATCGACGCGAGATGGGGCTGGGCGAGGTGTTCGACTGGGTGGAGTTCGCGAAAGACGCCATCTACATCCCGACCCGGTCTGGCCCGCTCTGggtcggcagcgacgacccGCGCGCGTCGAAGTttgtgcggcggcgggagaagatgaagcggcagccgctgcagcggacgCGGCAGAAGCCAGGGACGGACCAAGCCAAGGCGCTCGAGGACCATCCCCTCCGCGAGTACTTCACGACACCGTCCAACCTGCACGACCCAATGAGCGTCGCAACGGGCCTGCACCGTGCCGGGATGATCCGCGAATATGACATCAAGCACACAGCGTCGAAGATCGAATACTTGCCACGGCCGCCGATCGTGTCTATAATGGGCCATGTCGACCATGGCaagacgacgctgctggatCACCTGCGCCACACGAACGTGGCGGCGGGAGAGGCGGGCGGCATCACACAGAATGTTGGCGCCTTTCAGGTGAAGACGCCAGACGGGCACATCATCACCTTCATCGACACACCCGGCCACGCCGCCTTCACGGCGATGCGAGAGGTCGGCGCCACGACAAACGACTTGATCGTCCTCATCGTCTCCGCCGTGGACGGGgtgcagccgcagacgcgcGAGGTCAtcgagctggcgcagcgcaaaGGCACGCCGATGGTGGTCGCCGTTACAAAGATCGACCGGCAGCCCGACTGCGACTACGTGAAGGACCAGCTGGTCGCAAATGGcgtggagctggaggagaagggcggcgaCGTGCAGCTCGTCAAGATCTGCGCCAAAGATGGCCGCGGCATCCCTGAGCTGCTCGAGGCACTGCATCTGCAGGCGGAACTGTGCGAGGTGGCGACGCCCACCCCGTCTCGCGCCGAGCTGTACGTTCTGGAGTCGCGCAACTTGGGCGTcagcgaggtggcggcggttgtgcgctgcggcacggTGAAGCCCGGGCAGGTCTTTGTCACAGGCACCGTCTACGGTACGGTGAAGCGGATCCTGGACGACCACGGCGCCACGCTCGACGAGGCGAGGCCGTCGATACCGGTCGTGCTGCACGGCTTTCGTGTGCCGCCGAAGCCAGGGTCGGTGATGATGCAGGTGAGCAGCGAGAAGCACGCCGAAAAGTTCAGCTACTTCATGCGTGAAGTGTACACCGTCGAGGGCAACCGTGAGAACTACTTGCAGATTCTCAACCAAGAACGACAGGGTCTCATTCACGGCCGGAAGCCTGACAACAATATAGTGCGCGCATACAGCACCCAGGCGTTCATCCTCTCCTGTAAGGCCGCCACGTTCGGAATGCTGCAGGCGTTGCTAAAGACCATCTACGAGTTGCCGCGACTCGAGGGTGTCTCTCTGGACATCCGCATCACCGAGGTTGGTGGGCTGAAGGACTCGGACCTGATCCTGACGGGATCGTCCGGCCAGCCCGGCTGCGTCCTGCTCTTCGGCGACTGCAAGGACTCCTTCTCTCTAGACGTACCAGTCAACGTGCGGGTGTTGCGGTTCAACGTGTTGTACCACGGCATCGATGAGCTGAAGCAGGTGCTCGTCGACTCCCTGCCAAAGGTGAAGAAGACGCGCATCATGGCGACAGCGGAGTGCCTGCAGACCTTCAAGGCCTCCCAGGCAGGTCGAACCGGTAATGCCGGTGGCATGAGGGTCACAAGGGGCACGCTCGACGCGGCCCACCTTACCTTTCGCGTGTTGCGGCGACCGCAGGACTTGAAGGCAaggctggcagcggcagcgagcggcaCCAAGATGAGCCCGtccggcggcgacgccgcagccgcggctgaCGACGGGGCGCGGGAGGTTGTGTACGAGGGccagctgaaggagctgcgccgcttcaaAGAACTTGTACCGACCGTAGAGACGGGCCTGGAGTGTGGCGTCGTGTTGCACGACGACTTCAGCTTCCGCGTCGGGGACGTGCTGGAGCAGGTTGAGGAGTACGAGGAGAACCGCGACGTCGACGAGGAGTAcgaggcagcggagaggcgcGAGAAGATTCTGCGCGAGACGGCCGAGATGCAGGCGCgcatggaggaggcggagcggaagGCCGTCGTGGAGGCAGTGGGCAGCACAGAGCTGCATGAGAAGCTAAAGGCCGTGACCAATTAG
- the ATG12 gene encoding putative ATG12/APG12: MHAPPKPPPPPRTHYQYMHSFECRCLLSKKMLRLYGAGTVPVIVEPTESHLRLSPSPPSLHGDSKSSAGSAGSFGGYARNGQLSSSGRSGAGVTASSAASAFTSPSAKSTLKCILPRSKSVAEVILTLRGRLALDSCQSLFLSVGENDVLVPGNSLLGDLYERYRNPDGFLYLGYLLENTFGGDVRSAAVEASVHTVR; the protein is encoded by the coding sequence ATGCACGCGCCAccaaagccgccgccgccacctcgcacCCACTACCAGTACATGCACTCCTTCGAATGCCGCTGCCTGCTATCCAAGAAAATGCTAAGGCTATACGGCGCTGGCACGGTTCCAGTCATTGTAGAGCCGACGGAGAGCCATCTGCGGCTgtctccgtcgccgccctccctgCACGGGGATTCCAAGTCGTCCGCTGGTTCAGCAGGCAGTTTCGGTGGCTACGCACGGAACGGGCAGCTCTCCTCCAGTGGCCGCTCCGGTGCGGGTGTCACGGCGTCCTCGGCCGCATCAGCCTTCACCTCCCCCTCAGCGAAGAGTACACTCAAGTGCATCTTGCCGCGCTCCAAGTCCGTTGCGGAGGTAATTCTGACTTTGCGAGGTCGCCTCGCCTTGGACAGCTGCCAGTCGTTGTTTCTCTCCGTTGGAGAGAATGACGTGCTCGTGCCTGGAAATTCGCTTCTCGGCGACCTCTACGAGCGCTACCGCAACCCCGACGGTTTCCTGTACCTTGGCTACTTGCTGGAAAACACCTTCGGCGGAGACGTGCGCTCTGCCGCTGTAGAAGCCTCCGTTCATACTGTGAGGTGA